One window from the genome of Fundidesulfovibrio magnetotacticus encodes:
- a CDS encoding YkgJ family cysteine cluster protein, with protein sequence MATPYSPRSDIPPWLPHLLKAQALMDAGVRLAAREESALRGELPACRMGCAGCCASTMPRATPVEMAGALRSLARQRPDALRLVSDAMEDGRSGGACPFLVEEGCLVYPMRFLSCRQLLVFGRSCLHGENPLRTRPSDVLVPLRRHAGRAYALLLPFLGEGSEFADPQELEAALVRHLRPVSSYGVRDCLLRDAYGERQTVRAA encoded by the coding sequence ATGGCGACGCCCTACAGCCCGCGATCCGACATTCCGCCCTGGCTGCCGCACCTGCTCAAGGCCCAGGCCCTCATGGACGCGGGCGTGCGCCTGGCCGCGCGCGAGGAATCCGCGCTGAGGGGGGAGCTTCCGGCCTGCCGCATGGGGTGCGCGGGTTGCTGCGCCTCCACGATGCCCCGGGCCACCCCCGTGGAGATGGCCGGGGCGCTGCGCAGCCTGGCGCGCCAAAGGCCGGACGCCCTGCGTCTGGTCTCCGACGCCATGGAGGACGGCCGGTCGGGAGGGGCCTGCCCCTTCCTCGTCGAGGAAGGTTGTCTGGTCTATCCCATGCGTTTTTTGTCCTGCCGCCAGTTGCTGGTGTTCGGGCGCTCCTGCCTGCACGGGGAGAACCCCCTGCGCACGCGACCCTCGGACGTGCTGGTGCCCCTGCGTCGTCATGCCGGGCGGGCGTACGCCCTGCTCCTGCCCTTCCTGGGGGAGGGAAGCGAGTTCGCTGACCCGCAGGAACTGGAGGCCGCCCTGGTCCGGCATCTGCGTCCCGTCTCCTCCTACGGCGTGCGTGACTGCCTGTTGCGCGACGCCTACGGCGAGCGCCAAACCGTGCGGGCCGCCTGA
- a CDS encoding acyltransferase family protein, with amino-acid sequence MSAPAPKRKTLGQIEVMRVVAVTGIFLYHLWSDVPRAGVENPFGPALGAILSQGWMGVILFNIVTGFVLTLPFAGPTGRPVPSYLQFLRHRLLRICPNYYLGLIFWTLVAVVAGKAGANLASSFFQHVIFVHTLNPSVFFDIVPAYWWMGLLAQFYLAYPLLFGLFRKVGPHKAALWLVGGCFVFWAALEALAQAMPGSFFAMCNYLFYFNLPYRLGEFAMGMYLACLWRDPAANPVLSLGLTAGQAFKGKRRAAWIALIALTICGLAFGVPKFVLLATHLYWLSCVLCVGLLFFFSDTMDRLGVWPPIAKVAAASYSIYLMHQPILAYFGTWVIPAMEPFPAFIFLTGVCGLLTWWVSVVMDRVVAVINDKIG; translated from the coding sequence ATGAGCGCCCCAGCCCCCAAACGCAAAACCCTCGGCCAGATCGAAGTGATGCGCGTCGTGGCCGTCACGGGCATCTTCCTCTACCATCTTTGGTCCGACGTGCCGCGCGCGGGCGTGGAGAACCCCTTCGGACCGGCGCTGGGAGCCATCCTGAGCCAGGGCTGGATGGGCGTGATCCTCTTCAACATCGTCACGGGCTTCGTGCTCACCCTGCCCTTCGCCGGTCCCACCGGCAGGCCCGTGCCCTCCTACCTCCAGTTCCTGCGCCACCGCCTGCTGCGCATCTGCCCCAACTACTACCTGGGCCTGATCTTCTGGACCCTGGTGGCCGTCGTCGCGGGCAAGGCCGGGGCCAACCTGGCCAGCAGCTTCTTCCAGCACGTGATCTTCGTGCACACGCTCAATCCCTCGGTGTTTTTCGACATCGTGCCCGCCTATTGGTGGATGGGTCTCCTGGCGCAGTTCTACCTGGCCTATCCCCTGCTTTTCGGTCTCTTCCGCAAGGTGGGCCCCCACAAGGCGGCCCTGTGGCTGGTGGGCGGCTGCTTCGTCTTCTGGGCCGCCCTGGAGGCCCTGGCCCAGGCCATGCCCGGCTCGTTCTTCGCCATGTGCAACTACCTCTTCTACTTCAACCTGCCCTACCGCCTGGGCGAGTTCGCCATGGGCATGTACCTGGCCTGCCTCTGGCGCGACCCGGCGGCAAACCCGGTGCTCTCCCTGGGGCTCACTGCGGGCCAAGCCTTCAAGGGCAAGCGCCGCGCGGCCTGGATCGCCCTGATCGCCCTGACGATCTGTGGCCTGGCCTTCGGCGTGCCCAAGTTCGTGCTCCTGGCCACGCACCTCTACTGGCTGTCCTGCGTGCTCTGCGTGGGTCTCCTGTTCTTCTTCTCCGACACCATGGACCGCCTGGGCGTGTGGCCCCCCATCGCCAAGGTCGCGGCGGCTTCCTATAGCATCTACCTGATGCACCAGCCCATCCTGGCCTATTTCGGAACCTGGGTGATCCCGGCCATGGAGCCCTTCCCGGCCTTCATCTTCCTCACGGGCGTTTGCGGGCTGCTCACGTGGTGGGTCTCGGTGGTCATGGACCGCGTGGTGGCCGTGATCAACGACAAGATCGGCTAG
- a CDS encoding sialidase family protein has product MPSLTFQAGRHAVVDARPGHYLCFPDVVATPQGRLVCVYRQADRHVATRAALLVSTSDDLGGAWSGPRLLRAGQGHCPRITRLEDGRLLVIDDTSASQYWSLDEGHSFARQPCAGPPLSIPDRVLALRPDLWLTTCHVHRGESPLSKIRQAPAEQTVYVSSDEGALWRMRSVLANDRSLVLCEASMTRLPDGRLLAVLRENSHVYEPMYLCLSEDEGVTWSLPRPTPLLGHRPTLGLAPSGRLLVTYRAVGPDGGTAAWTGTLDELDQDFAVHGLHPDPENPRLTPEGLLIENAPGREACVRYALRPMTDPERARATLTAEVLVAEAQGKACALHFGGWWRLAPGAVLPPDDAPAIPCDARTTVRLELRYEPGRVEAVVNGVACGTYPADARAADTRAILAGNASVREDNGGRHLWKALSLSIDEPRFERAYRWSWTPTRGHPDAWVDARVLELANDRLANPGDYGYSGWTVLPDGRYYCVFHHGGGDEPGYQPGRSSRVRGVWFEDSDFTTPNS; this is encoded by the coding sequence ATGCCCAGCCTGACCTTCCAAGCCGGACGACACGCCGTGGTGGACGCCCGACCCGGCCATTATCTCTGTTTCCCAGACGTGGTCGCCACGCCCCAGGGGCGGCTTGTCTGCGTTTACCGGCAGGCCGACCGGCACGTGGCCACCCGCGCGGCGCTCCTGGTCTCCACCTCGGACGATCTGGGAGGCGCCTGGTCCGGTCCGCGTTTGCTGCGCGCCGGGCAGGGGCACTGCCCGCGCATCACGCGCCTGGAAGACGGACGTCTGCTGGTCATCGACGACACCTCGGCCAGCCAGTACTGGAGCCTGGACGAAGGCCACTCCTTCGCCCGCCAGCCCTGCGCCGGGCCGCCCCTCTCCATCCCGGACCGCGTGCTCGCCCTGCGCCCGGACCTGTGGCTCACCACCTGCCACGTGCACCGGGGCGAGTCCCCCCTTTCCAAGATCCGCCAGGCCCCGGCCGAGCAGACGGTCTACGTCTCCTCCGACGAGGGGGCGCTCTGGCGCATGCGCTCCGTGCTGGCCAACGACAGAAGCCTCGTGCTCTGCGAGGCCTCCATGACCCGCCTGCCCGACGGCCGCCTGCTGGCCGTGCTGCGCGAGAACTCCCACGTCTACGAACCCATGTACCTCTGCCTCTCGGAGGACGAGGGCGTCACCTGGAGCCTGCCCCGGCCCACGCCGCTCCTTGGCCACAGACCCACCCTGGGGCTTGCGCCTTCGGGCCGCCTGCTGGTCACCTACCGCGCCGTGGGGCCCGACGGCGGCACCGCCGCCTGGACTGGAACCCTCGACGAACTCGACCAGGACTTCGCCGTGCACGGCCTGCACCCGGACCCGGAAAATCCCCGCCTGACGCCCGAAGGGCTCCTCATCGAGAACGCTCCCGGTCGCGAGGCCTGCGTACGCTACGCCCTGCGCCCCATGACCGACCCCGAGCGCGCACGCGCCACGCTCACCGCCGAGGTCCTGGTGGCCGAGGCCCAGGGAAAGGCCTGCGCCCTGCACTTCGGCGGCTGGTGGCGTCTTGCCCCCGGGGCCGTGCTGCCCCCGGACGACGCCCCTGCCATCCCCTGCGACGCCCGAACCACCGTCCGCCTTGAGCTGCGCTACGAACCCGGGCGCGTGGAGGCAGTGGTCAACGGCGTCGCGTGCGGAACCTACCCGGCCGACGCCCGCGCGGCGGACACCCGGGCCATCCTGGCGGGCAACGCCTCGGTGCGCGAGGACAACGGCGGCCGCCACCTCTGGAAGGCCCTGTCGCTCAGCATCGACGAACCCCGCTTCGAGCGGGCCTACCGCTGGTCCTGGACGCCGACGCGGGGCCACCCCGACGCCTGGGTGGACGCCCGCGTGCTGGAACTGGCCAACGATCGCCTGGCCAACCCTGGAGACTACGGCTACTCCGGCTGGACCGTCCTCCCGGACGGCCGCTACTATTGCGTCTTCCACCACGGCGGCGGCGACGAGCCCGGCTACCAGCCCGGACGTTCCAGCCGGGTGCGGGGCGTCTGGTTCGAGGATTCGGACTTCACCACCCCAAACTCCTGA
- a CDS encoding sensor histidine kinase, which yields MRILCVDDDAAIRMTIQAYLDDLGHDVSLAPDGEQCLQLPDLNAFDAVLLDLNMPGMGGLATLERLRDLAPELPVVVVSGTGNIQDVISALRLGAADFITKPVEDMAILLHSVNTVAERSRLIKENREHRERLEIMVEERTRSLTQEVAERAAAEEALRAALAEKTVLLKEVHHRVKNNLQIVCSLLSLQALRYSDDRLAAPFQDSQARVRAMALVHEKLYRSQDLSRIDLAAYMSELTLFLVQAYCSRNLMVTPDLDCQSFHLAVDSAVPCGLIINELVTNSLKHAFNGRSTGVIRLRAALVDGHALIAVSDDGNGLPSWLDLDNPPSLGLQLVTSLVRQLRGTLRVHTGPGGAAFEVSFPVQGGEDAALQGEAPF from the coding sequence ATGCGCATCCTCTGTGTCGACGACGACGCCGCCATCCGAATGACCATCCAGGCCTATCTGGATGACCTCGGACACGACGTCTCCCTCGCCCCGGACGGCGAACAGTGCCTCCAGCTTCCCGACCTGAACGCCTTTGACGCCGTCCTGCTTGACCTGAACATGCCCGGCATGGGCGGCCTGGCCACCCTGGAGCGCCTGCGCGATCTGGCCCCGGAACTGCCGGTGGTAGTGGTCTCGGGCACGGGCAACATCCAGGACGTGATCTCCGCCCTGCGCCTCGGCGCGGCGGATTTCATCACCAAGCCCGTGGAGGACATGGCCATCCTCCTGCACTCCGTGAATACCGTGGCCGAACGCTCGCGGCTCATCAAGGAGAACCGCGAGCATCGCGAACGCCTCGAAATCATGGTGGAGGAGCGCACCCGCAGCCTTACCCAGGAAGTCGCCGAACGCGCCGCCGCCGAGGAGGCCCTGCGCGCGGCCCTGGCCGAGAAGACCGTGCTCCTCAAGGAAGTGCATCACCGGGTCAAGAACAACCTTCAGATCGTGTGCAGCCTGCTCTCGCTCCAGGCCCTGCGCTACAGCGACGACCGCCTGGCCGCCCCCTTCCAGGACAGCCAGGCCCGCGTGCGCGCCATGGCCCTGGTGCACGAAAAGCTCTACCGCTCCCAGGACCTTTCGCGCATCGACCTTGCCGCCTACATGAGCGAGCTGACACTTTTCCTCGTCCAGGCCTACTGTTCCCGCAACCTCATGGTGACCCCGGACCTCGACTGCCAGTCGTTCCACCTCGCGGTGGACTCCGCGGTGCCCTGTGGGCTGATCATCAACGAACTGGTCACCAACAGCCTCAAGCACGCCTTCAACGGGCGTTCGACCGGCGTCATCCGCCTGCGCGCGGCCCTGGTCGATGGGCACGCCCTCATCGCCGTCTCCGACGACGGCAACGGCCTGCCCTCCTGGCTCGACCTGGACAACCCGCCCTCCCTGGGCCTGCAGCTTGTCACCAGCCTCGTGCGCCAACTCCGCGGCACATTGCGCGTGCACACCGGTCCCGGCGGGGCGGCCTTCGAGGTGAGTTTCCCCGTCCAGGGCGGCGAAGACGCCGCCCTTCAAGGTGAAGCGCCCTTCTAG
- a CDS encoding C40 family peptidase, with product MLGTTPLAPWMTVRNLFVFAILLATTACGSKQYSSRQNLADTEKSTASIAEAFEPTSPFLHFSNGQFCTLPVPGAISGASNPFELSFKGPKNQQQLVALAFSQIGTLYRPGGVEPGTGFDCSGFTTWVYGKLGVNLPRSSREQFQEGKVIPKSQLKKGDLVFFGNKKRITHVGIYLEDNKFIHSSSSGDTVKISSLDEPTWERKYTGARRVF from the coding sequence ATGCTAGGCACCACACCCCTTGCCCCCTGGATGACCGTCCGCAACCTGTTTGTGTTCGCCATCCTGCTTGCCACCACCGCCTGTGGATCCAAACAGTATTCGTCGCGCCAGAATCTCGCGGACACCGAAAAGTCCACGGCCTCCATCGCCGAGGCCTTCGAGCCCACATCCCCCTTCCTGCATTTCTCCAACGGACAGTTCTGCACCCTGCCCGTGCCCGGCGCGATCTCCGGCGCGAGCAACCCCTTCGAGCTGAGCTTCAAGGGTCCCAAGAACCAGCAGCAGCTGGTGGCCCTGGCCTTCAGCCAGATCGGCACCCTCTACCGCCCGGGCGGCGTGGAGCCCGGCACCGGGTTCGACTGCTCCGGCTTCACCACCTGGGTCTACGGCAAGCTGGGCGTAAACCTGCCCCGCAGCTCCCGCGAGCAGTTCCAGGAAGGCAAGGTGATTCCCAAAAGCCAGCTGAAAAAAGGCGACCTCGTCTTCTTCGGCAATAAAAAACGCATCACGCACGTCGGCATCTACCTCGAAGACAACAAATTCATCCACAGCTCCAGCTCCGGCGACACCGTCAAGATCTCCAGCCTCGACGAACCCACCTGGGAACGAAAATACACCGGCGCGCGGCGAGTCTTCTAG